In Amaranthus tricolor cultivar Red isolate AtriRed21 chromosome 3, ASM2621246v1, whole genome shotgun sequence, a single window of DNA contains:
- the LOC130807822 gene encoding disease resistance protein SUMM2-like, translating into MAEGLLPKLGSLNDSIVVQKLETLEEKMKRLTARKDDICAECNQAELQAGKRKRQEVIDWLDTYKLKRSKFESIVDEFQKSRGFFTNMQLNDRINVMTKEVDDLFQVSDFPNGLVLDDPKTKEVPFYPEPLYGELFQKNVRMIREWLDDHPLAYSIGVLGMGGIGKTTLMKNIYNQLLGDYKSGRVIWVTVSSDCNLYMLQEKVAKEIGVELSSKVHTDKRASELHHSFVMMKKNVVLFLDDVWEKFQLSSIGIPNKENGCKINIILSTRKEDVCRMTGCKNYVIRVQVLSEHEAWDLFKNKLETYDDLCFEGQEIAKLVAKECACLPLATIVIARSMIGVFDVLVWKNALAELKNPSRVHEDMDEKVLQKLKFSYDRLNNELLKQCFLSCVLYPEDLFIFNEALIEYWIMEGMLDDKGSRLEKKYKGHDILEKLKNSCLLEYARDDCVKMHDAVREMAISITNCCPRFLVKSGKQLQEVPEEGLWSRDLVKVSLSDNYDITVIPYGMAPRTPNLTVLKLDHTSLTKIPESFFDHMRALKILDLCNTKIKRVPEGISKLENLRALLLHGCSELTYLPSLEKLTNLRVLDLDRNYKLEENVRGIERLEKLEKVYCRWIINDDMTGFNGLIQRLHHLSCYRFWLTSHDHFDVNDSPFNRISWLTGYQESERMVCITGVEFGEETSLLPTSIEVLLIDECNIKGKRALTDISPSLVNQVIITECIGLEYIFTGTQQLDSLQKLQIDESSDLTRIVEFCSCSFFQLEVLHIFKCPKLKEMFPFSKHWNLPNLRSLMVSNCDLLERIFESNNGTLPNLVLSIPRLELLLLNCLPKLHCIYEGLIVFYYKKRVLYIDECPELRVLNDIKHIICPASPSTLASISKDAEFWEIFQQYEPLNVTQISHKINEILEWDAALSLSLS; encoded by the exons ATGGCTGAG GGGCTACTCCCGAAATTGGGTTCTTTGAACGACTCCATTGTGGTACAAAAGTTAGAGACCCTGGAAGAGAAGATGAAGAGACTAACTGCACGAAAAGATGATATTTGTGCAGAATGTAATCAAGCTGAGTTACAAGCTgggaaaagaaaaagacaagAAGTTATTGATTGGTTGGATACTTACAAACTCAAAAGATCTAAGTTTGAAAGTATTGTGGACGAATTCCAGAAATCAAGAGGGTTTTTCACCAATATGCAACTCAATGATCGCATAAACGTAATGACAAAAGAGGTTGATGATCTTTTTCAGGTGAGTGACTTTCCAAATGGTTTGGTACTCGATGATCCTAAGACTAAGGAAGTGCCATTTTATCCCGAACCATTGTATGGTGAGCTTTTCCAGAAAAATGTTCGAATGATTCGAGAATGGCTTGATGATCATCCTTTAGCATATTCAATTGGGGTTCTTGGTATGGGAGGTATAGGGAAGACCACGCTCATGAAAAACATATACAATCAGCTACTGGGTGATTACAAATCAGGGCGTGTTATTTGGGTAACAGTTTCAAGTGATTGCAATTTGTACATGTTACAGGAAAAAGTTGCAAAAGAGATTGGTGTAGAGCTTTCTAGTAAGGTACATACTGATAAGAGAGCTTCTGAATTACATCATTCTTTTGTCATGATGAAGAAGAATGTGGTGCTTTTTCTTGATGATGTGTGGGAAAAGTTTCAATTGAGTTCTATTGGCATTCCAAATAAAGAGAATGGATGTAAGATTAACATCATCCTTAGCACTAGAAAAGAAGACGTGTGCCGAATGACGGGGTGTAAGAATTATGTCATTCGAGTTCAAGTTCTTTCAGAGCATGAGGCATGGGATTTGTTTAAGAACAAGCTCGAGACTTATGATGATCTTTGTTTTGAGGGCCAAGAAATAGCAAAATTAGTGGCTAAGGAGTGTGCGTGTTTGCCGCTTGCAACCATTGTCATAGCTCGTAGTATGATAGGCGTTTTTGACGTGCTAGTGTGGAAAAATGCTTTAGCTGAGTTGAAAAATCCAAGTAGGGTGCATGAAGACATGGATGAAAAGGTGCTTCAGAAACTAAAATTCAGCTATGATCGCCTCAATAATGAGCTTCTAAAACAGTGTTTCTTAAGTTGTGTGCTATATCCAGaagatttatttatatttaatgaaGCTTTAATAGAGTATTGGATTATGGAAGGAATGTTGGATGATAAAGGGAGCAGGTTAGAGAAAAAGTACAAAGGCCATGACATcttagaaaaactaaaaaactcATGCTTATTGGAATATGCTAGAGATGACTGTGTGAAGATGCATGATGCGGTGAGAGAAATGGCTATTTCGATCACAAATTGTTGTCCACGTTTTCTAGTAAAATCAGGAAAACAATTGCAGGAAGTACCAGAAGAAGGATTATGGAGTCGAGATCTAGTGAAAGTCTCACTGAGCGACAATTATGACATCACAGTGATTCCATATGGTATGGCACCTCGGACTCCAAATCTCACAGTGCTCAAGCTTGATCACACTTCTTTAACGAAGATCCCAGAATCTTTCTTTGATCATATGAGGGCTCTTAAAATTCTTGATTTGTGTAATACTAAAATTAAAAGGGTGCCAGAAGGTATTTCAAAGTTGGAAAATTTAAGGGCACTCTTACTTCATGGCTGTTCGGAGCTAACTTATTTGCCATCACTGGAAAAGCTTACAAATCTAAGAGTGTTGGACTTGGATCGCAACTACAAGCTTGAAGAAAATGTGAGAGGAATAGAAAGATTAGAGAAGCTAGAGAAGGTATACTGCCGTTGGATTATAAATGATGATATGACTGGTTTTAATGGGCTTATACAACGTTTACATCATTTAAGTTGCTACAGGTTCTGGCTTACATCACATGATCATTTTGATGTCAACGATAGTCCATTCAATAGAATATCGTGGCTTACAGGATATCAAGAAAGTGAGAGGATGGTGTGTATCACAGGTGTAGAATTTGGAGAGGAGACAAGTCTACTTCCTACTTCAATTGAGGTGCTTTTAATTGACGAATGTAATATAAAGGGGAAAAGAGCATTGACAGATATTTCCCCCTCCTTGGTAAACCAGGTTATCATAACAGAATGTATAgggttagaatatatatttaCCGGGACGCAACAACTAGATAGCCTTCAAAAATTACAAATCGATGAGTCGTCTGATTTGACAAGGATAGTAGAATTCTGTAGCTGCTCCTTTTTCCAACTTGAAGTTCTACATATATTCAAATGTCCAAAACTAAAGGAGATGTTTCCATTCAGCAAGCATTGGAACCTCCCCAACTTGCGCTCCTTAATGGTGAGTAATTGTGATTTATTGGAGCGTATATTTGAATCAAACAACGGTACTCTACCCAATCTTGTTCTTTCTATTCCTAGATTAGAACTACTACTTTTAAATTGCCTACCAAAGTTGCACTGCATATATGAGGGGctaattgttttttattataaaaaaagggTACTCTACATAGATGAATGTCCAGAGTTGCGGGTGTTGAATGATATAAAACACATAATATGCCCTGCATCACCGTCTACATTAGCTTCCATTTCCAAAGATGCAGAATTTTGGGAGATCTTTCAGCAGTATGAACCCCTAAATGTTACCCAGATTTCTcataaaatcaatgaaattctcGAATGGGATGCAGCTTTATCACTCTCCCTTTCTTAA
- the LOC130809154 gene encoding probable disease resistance protein At1g15890 isoform X1 — MMFEYAVLFLSLIVLGISLAFNFVSLLGTMWSMRESINDTINFMIKLPNWLNYYNNLKNDTNTLHMKTTRLTRKAHDIRSEASAAEHQTLRQVKAEVRNWLENVQTVDNQVKDILEQAGRDMNIFVDFFYRAWLGIVHVDKKLQQVEQLLDTGTSLQTAPLISNVRLELPYLTSNLIGSEAFGNIKKVLEFIKSDRISCIGVHGAQGTGKTEIVKHIYNRILVNTNVYYVQIRENITNHELSSMIALTLGLELAEEDEGRRPDFLYRALRSKGKFVLILDGLIRDFRLIEVGIPVHSNGGKLIFTTRSPNVLRRMQSQETIELQPLSEDEAHELFRKEVQVSEYDSEEMEGVAHRILQQCGNVPGVIIRIADMLRREHDIHVWWNTLNELQQHL, encoded by the exons ATGATGTTTGAATATG CTGTGCTATTTTTGTCCCTCATTGTGCTCGGAATTTCACTTGCCTTCAACTTCGTTAGTTTATTGGGGACGATGTGGAGTATGAGGGAATCTATAAACGATACAATCAATTTCATGATCAAATTACCTAATTGGTTAAACTACTATAACAACTTGAAGAACGACACAAACACCCTCCATATGAAAACAACAAGATTAACCCGAAAAGCCCATGACATCAGATCAGAGGCATCTGCTGCAGAGCATCAGACCCTTCGCCAAGTGAAGGCAGAAGTACGAAATTGGTTGGAAAACGTGCAGACTGTGGATAACCAAGTTAAGGATATTCTGGAGCAGGCAGGAAGAGATATGAACATTTTCGTAGATTTCTTTTATCGCGCTTGGTTAGGGATCGTTCATGTCGACAAGAAACTTCAGCAAGTAGAACAACTCTTGGATACTGGAACGTCTTTACAGACTGCTCCCTTGATATCTAATGTAAGACTGGAGCTTCCTTATCTGACTTCCAACCTAATAGGTAGCGAAGCATTCGGTAATATCAAGAAAGTGTTGGAGTTTATAAAATCAGATCGGATATCATGTATTGGTGTTCATGGAGCACAAGGTACCGGCAAAACAGAAATCGTTAAGCATATCTACAACCGAATATTAGTAAACACGAATGTTTATTATGTACAAATTAGGGAGAATATCACGAACCATGAGTTGTCGAGCATGATTGCTCTAACACTTGGGTTAGAATTAGCTGAAGAGGATGAAGGTAGGCGGCCTGATTTTTTATACAGAGCTTTGAGAAGTAAAGGGAAATTTGTTCTTATACTAGATGGTTTAATAAGAGATTTCAGATTAATTGAAGTAGGTATCCCTGTGCATTCAAATGGGGGAAAATTGATTTTCACTACACGTTCACCAAATGTTTTGCGAAGAATGCAGTCACAAGAAACAATCGAGCTGCAGCCGTTGTCAGAAGATGAAGCACATGAGCTGTTTCGAAAAGAGGTGCAGGTGAGTGAATATGACTCGGAAGAAATGGAAGGCGTAGCACATCGTATCTTACAACAATGTGGGAATGTACCTGGCGTAATTATTCGTATAGCAGATATGTTGAGAAGGGAACATGATATACATGTATGGTGGAACACTTTGAATGAACTGCAACAACACTTGTAG
- the LOC130809154 gene encoding probable disease resistance protein At1g15890 isoform X2 produces the protein MWSMRESINDTINFMIKLPNWLNYYNNLKNDTNTLHMKTTRLTRKAHDIRSEASAAEHQTLRQVKAEVRNWLENVQTVDNQVKDILEQAGRDMNIFVDFFYRAWLGIVHVDKKLQQVEQLLDTGTSLQTAPLISNVRLELPYLTSNLIGSEAFGNIKKVLEFIKSDRISCIGVHGAQGTGKTEIVKHIYNRILVNTNVYYVQIRENITNHELSSMIALTLGLELAEEDEGRRPDFLYRALRSKGKFVLILDGLIRDFRLIEVGIPVHSNGGKLIFTTRSPNVLRRMQSQETIELQPLSEDEAHELFRKEVQVSEYDSEEMEGVAHRILQQCGNVPGVIIRIADMLRREHDIHVWWNTLNELQQHL, from the coding sequence ATGTGGAGTATGAGGGAATCTATAAACGATACAATCAATTTCATGATCAAATTACCTAATTGGTTAAACTACTATAACAACTTGAAGAACGACACAAACACCCTCCATATGAAAACAACAAGATTAACCCGAAAAGCCCATGACATCAGATCAGAGGCATCTGCTGCAGAGCATCAGACCCTTCGCCAAGTGAAGGCAGAAGTACGAAATTGGTTGGAAAACGTGCAGACTGTGGATAACCAAGTTAAGGATATTCTGGAGCAGGCAGGAAGAGATATGAACATTTTCGTAGATTTCTTTTATCGCGCTTGGTTAGGGATCGTTCATGTCGACAAGAAACTTCAGCAAGTAGAACAACTCTTGGATACTGGAACGTCTTTACAGACTGCTCCCTTGATATCTAATGTAAGACTGGAGCTTCCTTATCTGACTTCCAACCTAATAGGTAGCGAAGCATTCGGTAATATCAAGAAAGTGTTGGAGTTTATAAAATCAGATCGGATATCATGTATTGGTGTTCATGGAGCACAAGGTACCGGCAAAACAGAAATCGTTAAGCATATCTACAACCGAATATTAGTAAACACGAATGTTTATTATGTACAAATTAGGGAGAATATCACGAACCATGAGTTGTCGAGCATGATTGCTCTAACACTTGGGTTAGAATTAGCTGAAGAGGATGAAGGTAGGCGGCCTGATTTTTTATACAGAGCTTTGAGAAGTAAAGGGAAATTTGTTCTTATACTAGATGGTTTAATAAGAGATTTCAGATTAATTGAAGTAGGTATCCCTGTGCATTCAAATGGGGGAAAATTGATTTTCACTACACGTTCACCAAATGTTTTGCGAAGAATGCAGTCACAAGAAACAATCGAGCTGCAGCCGTTGTCAGAAGATGAAGCACATGAGCTGTTTCGAAAAGAGGTGCAGGTGAGTGAATATGACTCGGAAGAAATGGAAGGCGTAGCACATCGTATCTTACAACAATGTGGGAATGTACCTGGCGTAATTATTCGTATAGCAGATATGTTGAGAAGGGAACATGATATACATGTATGGTGGAACACTTTGAATGAACTGCAACAACACTTGTAG